The following coding sequences are from one Bos mutus isolate GX-2022 chromosome 22, NWIPB_WYAK_1.1, whole genome shotgun sequence window:
- the CEP15 gene encoding centrosomal protein 15, protein MTSLFTQEIRLSKRHEKIVSQRLMLLQQMENKPEDQNKGRASQTQAAKAALQRNVSLLKDIEAAEKSLQTRMYPALPPEVAALETLYWASVEEYIPKWEQFLLGRAPYPACSENGNEAEDTIPKRAQQ, encoded by the exons ATGACGTCTCTGTTCACTCAAGAAATTCGCCTTtctaaaagacatgaaaaaat AGTATCACAAAGATTAATGTTACTTCAACAAATGGAGAATAAACCTGAAGATCAAAACAAGGGAAGGGCCTCTCAGACACAAGCAGCTAAGGCTGCTTTACAAAGGAATGTTAGTCTTTTAAAG GACATAGAAGCGGCAGAAAAGTCTCTCCAGACCCGGATGTATCCAGCTCTACCACCTGAGGTGGCTGCTCTCGAG ACTCTTTACTGGGCATCAGTAGAAGAATATATTCCCAAATGGGAGCAGTTTCTTTTAGGAAGAGCACCGTATCCTGCCTGtagtgaaaatggaaatgaagcAGAAGATACCATTCCAAAGAGGGCGCAGCAATAG